A section of the Enterobacter sp. C2 genome encodes:
- a CDS encoding capsule biosynthesis GfcC D2 domain-containing protein: MKLTAIASLIFSLASSAAFAAGTVKVYTPESAEPKTLTDAAHLIDLVGQPRLANSWWPGAVISEQHATQREMQRHQALLARLAALAADEEGEDAAAVNALHQQLQGIKVTGRQLVPLDPDRVRVQPGANPPLEGEYTLWLGAQPSTVTVLGLVSSSGKKPFTPGRDVAGYLDEMGLLSGADRNTAWVIYPDGRTQSVPVAYWNKRHVEPMPGSTIFVGFAESVWTKSRDGINADILTSLTHRIPD, from the coding sequence ATGAAGCTAACCGCAATCGCCTCGCTTATTTTTAGCCTTGCTTCCTCTGCTGCCTTCGCAGCGGGCACCGTTAAAGTTTATACCCCCGAGAGCGCGGAGCCTAAAACGCTGACCGATGCCGCGCATCTTATCGATTTAGTAGGTCAGCCCCGACTGGCCAACAGCTGGTGGCCGGGTGCGGTCATTAGCGAGCAGCACGCCACCCAGCGCGAAATGCAGCGGCATCAGGCGCTGCTGGCGCGTCTGGCCGCCCTCGCGGCAGATGAAGAGGGAGAGGATGCCGCCGCAGTTAACGCTCTCCATCAGCAGCTGCAGGGCATCAAGGTCACGGGACGCCAGCTGGTGCCCCTCGATCCGGATCGGGTCCGGGTCCAGCCCGGTGCGAACCCGCCGCTGGAGGGCGAGTACACCCTGTGGCTCGGCGCGCAGCCTTCTACGGTCACCGTGTTGGGATTGGTGAGCAGCTCTGGCAAAAAGCCGTTCACACCGGGACGCGACGTCGCGGGATATTTAGATGAGATGGGCCTGCTGAGCGGGGCCGATCGCAATACGGCGTGGGTGATCTATCCCGATGGCCGCACGCAGAGCGTGCCGGTGGCCTACTGGAACAAACGCCATGTGGAACCCATGCCGGGCAGCACGATTTTTGTTGGCTTTGCTGAAAGCGTCTGGACGAAAAGCCGGGACGGCATTAACGCCGATATTCTCACTTCCCTGACGCATCGGATACCGGATTAA
- a CDS encoding YjbF family lipoprotein — MKRPGIILLCLLLQACSGTTKGLGGALWDSVFGTPGVHLTDEDIQDMPYASQYMQLNGGPQLFVVLAFSENGQQKWATQDQSILVTQHGRLVKTQLPGDNLLEVNNLAADPLIKPNRITDGAAWTRTLGWTEHGQVRYATARSEFRWAGQDTVTVGSDVTVVRVLEEHVETEQKSWTNRFWIDSDGRIRRSLQYLGADWFPVETTLIKAAKQ, encoded by the coding sequence GTGAAGCGACCGGGAATTATTCTGCTTTGTCTGCTGCTGCAGGCGTGCTCCGGCACGACCAAAGGGCTGGGCGGTGCGCTGTGGGACAGCGTGTTTGGCACCCCCGGCGTGCATCTTACCGATGAAGATATTCAGGATATGCCCTATGCCAGCCAGTATATGCAGCTAAACGGTGGCCCTCAGCTGTTTGTGGTGCTCGCTTTTTCTGAAAACGGCCAGCAGAAGTGGGCGACTCAGGACCAGTCTATTCTGGTGACTCAGCATGGTCGCCTCGTTAAAACTCAGCTTCCCGGCGATAACCTGCTTGAGGTGAACAACCTGGCGGCAGATCCACTGATCAAACCGAACCGCATTACCGATGGCGCAGCGTGGACCCGCACCCTGGGCTGGACCGAGCATGGCCAGGTACGTTATGCCACGGCCCGCTCGGAGTTCCGCTGGGCCGGGCAGGATACGGTGACGGTAGGTAGCGACGTCACCGTAGTACGCGTGCTGGAAGAGCACGTTGAGACAGAGCAAAAATCCTGGACCAACCGTTTCTGGATAGACAGTGACGGACGGATCCGGCGGTCGCTACAGTACCTTGGCGCGGACTGGTTCCCGGTTGAGACCACGCTCATCAAGGCGGCAAAACAATGA
- the yjbE gene encoding exopolysaccharide production protein YjbE, protein MHKVLYGIFAITALAATSAYAAPVQVGDAAGSAATSVSAGSSSATSVSTVSSAVGVALAATGGGDGSNTGTTTTTTTSTQ, encoded by the coding sequence ATGCATAAAGTCCTGTATGGCATTTTTGCCATCACCGCGCTTGCCGCGACCTCTGCTTATGCCGCTCCGGTACAAGTAGGTGACGCAGCAGGGTCGGCGGCAACGTCGGTCTCGGCGGGAAGCTCCTCCGCGACCAGCGTTAGCACCGTCAGCTCAGCGGTAGGCGTCGCCCTCGCGGCGACCGGTGGCGGCGATGGTTCTAATACCGGAACCACCACCACAACAACAACCAGCACTCAGTAA
- the pgi gene encoding glucose-6-phosphate isomerase translates to MKNINPTQTSAWQALQKHFDEMKEVTLAELFANDSDRFSKFSATFNDQMLVDFSKNRITEETLAKLLDLAKETELADAIKSMFSGEKINRTEDRAVLHVALRNRSNTPIIVDGKDVMPEVNAVLEKMKTFSEAIISGQWKGYTGKPITDVVNIGIGGSDLGPFMVTEALRPYKNHLNMHFVSNVDGTHIAEVLKKVNPESTLFLVASKTFTTQETMTNAHSARDWFLKTAGDQQHVAKHFAALSTNAKAVGEFGIDTANMFEFWDWVGGRYSLWSAIGLSIILSVGYDNFVELLSGAHAMDQHFATTPAEKNLPVLLALIGIWYNNFFGAETEAILPYDQYMHRFAAYFQQGNMESNGKYVDRNGNAVDYQTGPIIWGEPGTNGQHAFYQLIHQGTKMVPCDFIAPAITHNALSDHHQKLLSNFFAQTEALAFGKSRDVVEQEYRDQGKDPASLEHVVPFKVFEGNRPTNSILLREITPFSLGALIALYEHKIFTQGAILNIFTFDQWGVELGKQLANRILPELGDDSDISSHDSSTNGLINRYKSWR, encoded by the coding sequence ATGAAAAACATCAACCCAACGCAGACTTCTGCCTGGCAGGCATTACAGAAACACTTCGATGAAATGAAAGAGGTCACTCTCGCCGAGCTGTTCGCCAACGATAGCGACCGCTTCAGCAAATTCTCCGCGACCTTCAACGATCAGATGCTGGTGGACTTCTCCAAAAACCGCATCACCGAAGAGACGTTGGCAAAGCTGCTGGACTTAGCCAAAGAGACCGAGCTGGCCGACGCGATCAAATCCATGTTCTCCGGCGAGAAGATCAACCGCACCGAAGATCGTGCGGTATTGCACGTTGCCCTGCGTAACCGCAGCAACACGCCGATTATTGTTGACGGCAAAGACGTGATGCCGGAAGTTAACGCCGTGCTGGAGAAGATGAAAACCTTCTCTGAGGCCATCATCTCCGGCCAGTGGAAAGGCTATACCGGCAAACCGATCACCGACGTGGTGAACATTGGTATCGGCGGCTCCGACCTCGGCCCGTTTATGGTGACCGAAGCACTGCGCCCGTACAAAAATCATCTGAACATGCACTTTGTCTCTAACGTCGATGGTACGCACATCGCCGAAGTGCTGAAGAAGGTTAACCCTGAATCGACGCTCTTCCTGGTGGCGTCCAAAACCTTCACCACGCAGGAGACCATGACCAACGCCCACAGCGCGCGCGACTGGTTCCTGAAAACGGCCGGTGACCAGCAGCACGTGGCGAAACACTTTGCTGCGCTCTCCACCAACGCCAAAGCGGTGGGTGAGTTTGGTATCGATACCGCTAACATGTTTGAGTTCTGGGACTGGGTAGGCGGTCGTTACTCCCTGTGGTCGGCGATTGGCCTGTCGATCATCCTCTCCGTGGGCTACGACAACTTTGTTGAGCTGCTCTCCGGCGCGCACGCCATGGATCAGCACTTCGCCACCACCCCGGCGGAGAAAAATCTGCCGGTGCTGCTGGCGCTGATCGGTATCTGGTACAACAACTTCTTCGGCGCGGAAACAGAGGCGATCCTGCCTTACGACCAGTATATGCACCGCTTCGCAGCCTACTTCCAGCAGGGCAACATGGAGTCCAACGGCAAGTACGTTGACCGTAACGGTAACGCCGTGGACTACCAGACCGGCCCGATCATCTGGGGTGAGCCGGGCACCAACGGCCAGCATGCCTTCTACCAGCTGATCCACCAGGGCACCAAGATGGTACCGTGCGACTTTATCGCACCGGCCATCACCCATAACGCGCTGTCGGATCATCATCAGAAGCTGCTCTCCAACTTCTTCGCTCAGACCGAGGCGCTGGCATTCGGTAAATCCCGCGACGTGGTTGAGCAGGAGTATCGCGACCAGGGTAAAGATCCGGCCTCGCTGGAGCACGTTGTGCCGTTTAAGGTGTTTGAAGGCAACCGCCCGACTAACTCCATTCTGCTGCGTGAGATCACCCCGTTCAGCCTCGGGGCGCTGATTGCGCTCTATGAGCACAAAATCTTCACCCAGGGTGCGATCCTCAACATCTTCACCTTCGATCAGTGGGGCGTAGAGCTGGGTAAACAGCTGGCGAACCGTATTCTGCCGGAGCTGGGCGATGACAGCGATATCAGCAGCCACGATAGCTCGACCAACGGCTTGATTAACCGCTATAAGTCCTGGCGCTAA
- the lysC gene encoding lysine-sensitive aspartokinase 3: MIKAVSPLGVTKPIVAKFGGTSVADFDAMNRSADVVLSDASVRLVVLSASAGVTNLLVALAEGLEASERFVKLDAIRKIQFDILERLTRPDVIREEIERLLENITTLAEAASLATSAALTDELVSHGELMSTLLFVEVLRERSVQAQWFDVRKVMRTSDRFGRAEPDVAALAELAAQQLSPRLNEGLVVTQGFIGSEQKGRTTTLGRGGSDYTAALLGEALHASRVDIWTDVPGIYTTDPRVVPAAKRIDEIAFEEAAEMATFGAKVLHPATLLPAVRSDIPVFVGSSKDPKAGGTLVCNETQKPPLFRALALRRKQTLVTLHSLNMLHSRGFLAEVFGMLARHNISVDLITTSEVSVALTLDTTGSTSTGDTLLTQGLLTELSSLCRVEVEENLALVALIGNDLSKACGVGKEVFGVLDPFNIRMICYGASSHNLCFLVPGAEAEQVVQKLHHNLFE; the protein is encoded by the coding sequence ATGATCAAAGCAGTTTCCCCGCTTGGTGTTACTAAGCCTATTGTTGCTAAATTTGGCGGGACCAGCGTCGCCGATTTCGATGCCATGAACCGCAGCGCCGATGTGGTACTCTCCGACGCCAGCGTTCGCCTGGTGGTGCTCTCTGCCTCTGCGGGGGTGACCAACCTGCTGGTAGCGCTCGCCGAAGGGCTGGAGGCCAGCGAACGTTTCGTAAAGCTCGACGCCATTCGCAAAATTCAGTTCGATATCCTTGAGCGCCTGACGCGCCCTGACGTCATCCGCGAGGAGATCGAACGCCTGCTGGAAAATATTACTACCCTGGCGGAAGCCGCTTCCCTTGCCACCTCTGCCGCGCTGACCGATGAGCTGGTGAGTCACGGCGAGCTGATGTCGACCCTGCTTTTTGTGGAAGTGCTGCGCGAGCGTAGCGTGCAGGCGCAGTGGTTTGACGTGCGTAAAGTGATGCGTACCAGCGATCGCTTTGGCCGTGCCGAGCCGGACGTTGCCGCCCTGGCGGAGCTGGCGGCCCAGCAGCTCTCCCCGCGTCTCAACGAAGGGTTAGTGGTTACGCAAGGCTTTATCGGCAGCGAGCAAAAGGGCCGCACCACCACCCTGGGCCGCGGCGGCAGCGACTACACCGCCGCCCTGCTCGGCGAAGCGCTGCATGCCTCTCGGGTAGATATCTGGACTGACGTTCCCGGCATCTACACCACCGATCCGCGCGTTGTACCGGCCGCCAAGCGCATCGATGAGATCGCCTTTGAAGAGGCCGCTGAGATGGCGACCTTCGGCGCAAAAGTGCTGCATCCGGCAACGCTGCTGCCTGCGGTGCGCAGCGATATTCCGGTATTTGTTGGCTCCAGCAAGGATCCTAAAGCGGGCGGCACGCTGGTCTGCAATGAGACGCAGAAACCGCCGCTGTTTCGCGCCCTGGCGCTGCGTCGTAAGCAGACCCTGGTAACCCTGCACAGCCTGAACATGCTGCACTCCCGCGGCTTCCTGGCCGAAGTATTCGGTATGCTGGCGCGCCACAATATCTCCGTCGATCTGATCACCACGTCAGAAGTGAGCGTGGCCCTGACGCTGGACACCACCGGCTCGACCTCTACGGGTGACACCCTGCTAACCCAGGGCCTGCTGACCGAACTGTCGTCGCTGTGCCGCGTGGAAGTGGAAGAGAACCTCGCCCTGGTGGCGCTGATTGGTAACGATCTGTCGAAAGCCTGTGGCGTGGGCAAAGAGGTGTTTGGCGTGCTCGATCCGTTTAACATCCGCATGATCTGCTACGGCGCATCCAGCCACAACCTCTGCTTCCTGGTGCCTGGCGCAGAGGCCGAGCAGGTTGTGCAGAAGCTGCATCATAATTTGTTTGAATAA
- the panS gene encoding ketopantoate/pantoate/pantothenate transporter PanS — translation MLTAITRLFPLWALLLSVLAYYTPTTFTGIGPWVTTLLMLIMFGMGVHLKLEDFKRVLSRPAPVAAGIFLHYLVMPLAAWLLAMLFKMPPDLSAGMVLVGSVASGTASNVMIYLAKGDVALSVTISSVSTLVGVVATPLLTRLYVDAHIQVDVMGMLLSILQIVVIPIGLGLVIHHLFPRLVKAVEPYLPAFSMLCILAIISAVVAGSASHIASVGFVVIIAIILHNTIGLLGGYWGGKLFGFDESTCRTLAIEVGMQNSGLAAALGKIYFSPLAALPGALFSVWHNLSGSLLAGYWSGKPIDEQPKKDAVKQG, via the coding sequence ATGTTAACCGCCATCACCCGGCTGTTCCCCCTGTGGGCGCTGCTGCTCTCCGTTCTCGCTTACTACACCCCCACGACGTTCACCGGCATCGGCCCGTGGGTGACCACGCTGCTGATGCTGATCATGTTCGGCATGGGTGTGCATCTGAAGCTTGAGGACTTCAAGCGTGTTCTGTCGCGTCCGGCCCCGGTCGCCGCGGGCATTTTTCTCCACTATCTGGTAATGCCCCTCGCCGCCTGGCTGCTGGCCATGCTCTTTAAGATGCCGCCGGATCTCTCCGCCGGGATGGTGCTGGTGGGTAGCGTTGCCAGCGGCACGGCCTCTAACGTCATGATCTACCTGGCCAAGGGGGACGTGGCGCTGTCGGTCACTATCTCCTCGGTCTCTACGCTGGTGGGTGTGGTGGCAACGCCACTGCTGACGCGCCTCTACGTGGATGCACATATTCAGGTAGATGTGATGGGGATGCTGCTGAGCATTCTGCAAATCGTGGTGATCCCGATTGGGCTTGGGCTGGTTATTCATCACCTCTTCCCACGCCTGGTGAAGGCAGTGGAGCCGTATCTGCCGGCGTTTTCGATGCTCTGCATTTTGGCGATCATCAGCGCGGTAGTTGCAGGCTCTGCATCGCACATCGCTTCCGTTGGCTTCGTGGTGATTATCGCAATCATTCTGCACAACACCATCGGCCTGCTGGGCGGCTACTGGGGCGGGAAGCTGTTTGGCTTTGATGAGTCCACCTGCCGGACGTTGGCGATTGAGGTGGGGATGCAGAACTCAGGCCTGGCCGCTGCGCTGGGTAAGATCTACTTCTCACCGCTGGCCGCCCTGCCAGGTGCGCTGTTCTCAGTCTGGCACAACCTCTCCGGCTCGCTGCTGGCAGGGTACTGGTCGGGTAAACCCATCGATGAGCAACCGAAAAAAGATGCGGTAAAACAGGGTTAA